One Olsenella sp. oral taxon 807 DNA segment encodes these proteins:
- a CDS encoding adenylate kinase, with translation MNIVLLGAPGAGKGTQAQKLVDDVGIAHISTGDLLRAAVSAQSKLGMEAKGYMDAGRLVPDQLVINLVKERLQQDDAKKGFILDGFPRNTQQAVVLDSELESMGIKLDVALLVDVKPEVIINRLSLRRTCRDCGYTAAIGVDSCPRCSGEMYQRDDDRPETIARRLDTYQNQTAPLIEYYCGRKILKEVDGDRPVDEVYADVRSLLGL, from the coding sequence ATGAATATCGTTCTTCTAGGTGCGCCAGGCGCAGGCAAGGGCACCCAAGCCCAGAAGCTTGTCGATGACGTCGGCATTGCCCATATCTCGACCGGTGACCTGCTGCGCGCGGCAGTGAGCGCCCAGAGCAAACTTGGCATGGAGGCCAAGGGCTACATGGACGCAGGCAGGCTCGTTCCCGATCAGCTGGTCATCAACTTGGTCAAGGAGCGCCTGCAGCAGGATGACGCTAAGAAAGGCTTCATCTTGGATGGGTTTCCACGAAACACCCAACAGGCTGTGGTTCTGGATTCCGAGCTGGAATCTATGGGAATTAAGCTCGACGTCGCCCTGCTCGTTGACGTTAAGCCGGAGGTCATCATCAATCGTCTGAGCCTGCGTCGCACCTGTCGCGACTGTGGCTACACCGCAGCGATTGGCGTCGATAGCTGTCCGCGCTGCAGTGGTGAGATGTATCAGCGTGATGATGACAGGCCAGAGACCATCGCAAGGAGGCTCGACACCTACCAGAACCAGACTGCTCCACTCATCGAGTACTACTGCGGTCGCAAAATCCTTAAGGAGGTAGACGGAGACAGGCCAGTCGACGAGGTGTACGCCGACGTGAGGTCTCTGCTTGGCCTATGA